ATTGGTTCTCAAGGAAAAGCAATCCAAATGATATTGTAATTCGCAATCGCACCAAGCTACAAGAAGTAAGTAATCATCCTGTGATGCATCATAACCAAATCCATGCAGATACACACCGTAGGCAATCCTGCCATAGACAGGGGACTTACTACGATGAACAATATGAGAGTAGGATATTCTTTTGCTGGATCCAGTGAGTGGGTTCCATACCACAAGAAAATGTGGGTCTCGATGGAAGAGAATAAAGCCTCTGCAGGATCCTACGACCAAAAAAACAGAAGGTGGTTTCTTTCGGAAAGGGGGACACACCTCTTTTTGTGATGCATCATTGTCGTCTAAGTAGACCAAGTCAGCCATAGTGTCGTTTTTCATGAAGAAGCATGCGTTGGTGGCAGCGGGAGAATGGTGAAAATGCAATTCCGCAAAGTCACGATTAGAAATTAGAGAGCACCAGAGCTTGGAAACGCACCTGAGGCGAGCGAGATGTCTGATCGGCACCCGCAGAAGGATTATGTGAATCAGGTCAAGAGGGAGGATGTGGTGAATGCTCTTGCTCTTGCCATTCTGATGCTTCTTTTCCATGCTTGATTCCTCTTTTGCTTTGTTCACCGTGTGCTTCAGCTTCTTCTTCTTATCCATCCTTGGATTGCTGAGCTTTTCGCAATTCATataccaatttttaatttttaccgGAAGAAAGGTTTGTTTTAGTTACCACATAAGTGCGGTAACCAATTGAAATCTGTGTTTAAAAGaatatttaggattttatttataatatgttaGGTTaagaagatttaaatttaaaattttgaattttaatttggttattctaattttttaaaattttttaaattaaaaaaataataaatatatttaattgtgtctgttttagtttttttaaattaatatttaaaaaaattaaataaataacaatatttagttatattattctaaattttacaaaaataaaatatataaattctatttttaagGATTCATTttgaaaagggtataaaataGTAAAGTTAAATTTATTTAGTATTCTTATTTAGTTCATTAACAAATCACTctaaattaaactttttaattcaATATATTTTGGTTCATCCTTAAACGTTCCTTGTTAAGTATGGAGTGCTGCACACCTTGTGAATTCGTAAATCTGAACtcttcatttattatattttatttgaatggtctgAATTTAAAAAGGTAACATGTTAATCAGGTTAATCATTTTTTGataagttttagattttttttgtaagTCTCAGATATTGggctgaagttcaaaataaaaaaaatagtatataaatattaaaaacaaatgtctgtcaaaaaaattattggactttagaattaaaataaataatacataaaaaataagttaaaaattcatgtactaaatctagaaaaaaagatatattagaatcttaaaaaaaataatattaaatatatattatgtgaaatttaaataaattttgttttgtgtgaaataaaattataatattaaatataaacacaatgctaaaaaattttgtgttatatatatatatatatatatatatattatgtatataatattaaaatttaaataaattttgttttatgtgaaataaaattataatattaaatataaacacaatgataaaaaattttgtgttatatagatataattttattttgtgagaaacaaaattaaaacattaaatataaACAGAATGATGAAAGATTTtatattatactaatttaattaaaaaaacatatatacaacgtaaaaagcaaacaaacatataataatttt
The sequence above is drawn from the Arachis hypogaea cultivar Tifrunner chromosome 4, arahy.Tifrunner.gnm2.J5K5, whole genome shotgun sequence genome and encodes:
- the LOC112744757 gene encoding F-box protein CPR1-like isoform X2 — encoded protein: MNCEKLSNPRMDKKKKLKHTVNKAKEESSMEKKHQNGKSKSIHHILPLDLIHIILLRVPIRHLARLRCVSKLWCSLISNRDFAELHFHHSPAATNACFFMKNDTMADLVYLDDNDASQKEVCPPFRKKPPSVFLVVGSCRGFILFHRDPHFLVVWNPLTGSSKRISYSHIVHRSKSPVYGRIAYGVYLHGFGYDASQDDYLLLVAWCDCELQYHLDCFSLRTNSWINLDAAVPNRLGFLCWHSGGLFFNGAVHWVPFDLKDYRDAIIIFDLVEMTFSTISAPEQLSSSYTCLALLGGCLSLYSCKDDCYNTDIWVMKEYKVHSSWTLYQIPCKYFRPLCLSSNKDIIGRGYTSCGKTGYFIYNVRGDLLKHFKDLCCQLPRREPIIVYTESLLPLPSDIKDKDNKNKMKKEIRM
- the LOC112744757 gene encoding F-box protein CPR1-like isoform X1, with translation MNCEKLSNPRMDKKKKLKHTVNKAKEESSMEKKHQNGKSKSIHHILPLDLIHIILLRVPIRHLARLRCVSKLWCSLISNRDFAELHFHHSPAATNACFFMKNDTMADLVYLDDNDASQKEVCPPFRKKPPSVFLVVGSCRGFILFHRDPHFLVVWNPLTGSSKRISYSHIVHRSKSPVYGRIAYGVYLHGFGYDASQDDYLLLVAWCDCELQYHLDCFSLRTNSWINLDAAVPNRLGFLCWHSGGLFFNGAVHWVPFDLKDYRDAIIIFDLVEMTFSTISAPEQLSSSYTCLALLGGCLSLYSCKDDCYNTDIWVMKEYKVHSSWTLYQIPCKYFRPLCLSSNKDIIGRGYTSCGKTGYFIYNVRGDLLKHFKDLCCQLPRREPIIVYTESLLPLPSDIKDKDNKNKMKKEIRHQVHHE